In Acidimicrobiales bacterium, the following are encoded in one genomic region:
- a CDS encoding holo-ACP synthase: MIGLGLDAVEIARFRRVLARTPGIVDRLFTDDERAYGARFADPAPRLAARFAAKEAAMKALGVGLGAFDFRDVEVRNAPGGAPSLRLTGRAAALAGDLGVTTMRVSITHTDSVAEAVVAAL, translated from the coding sequence ATGATCGGACTGGGCCTCGACGCGGTGGAGATCGCCCGGTTCCGACGTGTGCTGGCCCGCACGCCCGGCATCGTCGACCGGCTGTTCACCGACGACGAGCGGGCCTACGGCGCCCGCTTCGCCGATCCCGCCCCCCGCCTGGCGGCCCGTTTCGCAGCCAAGGAGGCGGCCATGAAGGCGCTGGGCGTCGGCCTGGGCGCCTTCGACTTCCGCGACGTCGAGGTGCGCAACGCACCGGGCGGCGCTCCGTCGCTCCGGCTCACGGGACGGGCCGCGGCCCTAGCCGGCGACCTCGGTGTGACCACGATGCGCGTCTCCATCACCCACACCGACTCGGTGGCCGAAGCGGTGGTCGCCGCCCTGTGA
- a CDS encoding NAD(P)H-hydrate dehydratase: MIPVLTPEEMKAVDAAAPEPLDVLVARAGGAVARVAERMLGGTYGRRVVVVAGKGNNGADGRWAAGRLRRLGARVLVVEAADAPAELPGCDLVIDAAYGTGFSGSYVAPTPPAGALVLAVDIPSGVDGLSGEADESAVSADATLTFAALKPGLLLAAGPDRAGFVQVADIGLDTSGARAHLVGDSDVAARLPRRPRESHKWMSAVFVAAGSAGMAGAAVLAGRSALRAGAGNVRLGVPGADVALLPLAEMVGVPLPAHGWARPALEAAERCKALVVGPGLGRGEATAAEVRTLLAETRQPAVVDADGLAAVGDAVPGSAPRVLTPHQGEYERMCGSPPGADRLAAVGALAARTGAVTLLKGTTTVVADPGGCVRFVTSGGPRLATAGSGDVLAGVIGAFLACGLDALDAASLGAHVHGAAAALGPRHGLVAGDIVDLLPRWLSEHA; encoded by the coding sequence GTGATCCCGGTCCTGACACCGGAAGAGATGAAGGCGGTCGACGCCGCCGCCCCGGAGCCGCTCGACGTGCTGGTGGCGCGGGCCGGGGGCGCAGTCGCCCGGGTCGCCGAGCGCATGCTCGGCGGCACCTACGGCCGCAGGGTCGTGGTCGTGGCCGGGAAGGGGAACAACGGAGCGGACGGGCGCTGGGCGGCCGGCCGTCTGCGCCGTCTGGGCGCCCGCGTGCTCGTCGTCGAGGCCGCTGACGCGCCCGCCGAGCTCCCCGGCTGCGACCTGGTCATCGACGCCGCCTACGGCACCGGCTTCTCGGGGTCGTACGTGGCACCCACGCCGCCGGCCGGGGCACTCGTGCTGGCCGTCGACATCCCGTCGGGGGTGGACGGTCTCAGCGGCGAGGCGGACGAGAGCGCCGTGTCGGCCGACGCCACCCTCACCTTCGCCGCCCTCAAGCCGGGGCTCCTCCTCGCCGCCGGCCCCGACCGGGCCGGGTTCGTGCAGGTCGCCGACATCGGCCTCGACACCAGCGGCGCGCGCGCCCATCTGGTGGGGGACTCCGACGTCGCCGCCCGCCTGCCCCGGCGCCCCCGCGAGTCGCACAAATGGATGTCCGCGGTGTTCGTCGCAGCAGGATCGGCGGGCATGGCCGGCGCCGCCGTACTGGCCGGGCGCTCGGCGCTGCGGGCGGGAGCGGGCAACGTCCGCCTCGGCGTTCCCGGGGCCGACGTGGCCCTGCTGCCCCTGGCCGAGATGGTCGGGGTCCCGTTGCCAGCGCACGGCTGGGCCCGCCCTGCGCTGGAGGCGGCCGAGCGCTGCAAGGCGCTCGTAGTGGGTCCTGGCCTCGGGCGCGGCGAGGCCACCGCAGCCGAGGTGCGCACCCTGCTGGCCGAAACCCGGCAACCGGCCGTGGTGGACGCCGACGGGCTGGCCGCCGTCGGCGACGCCGTGCCGGGGAGCGCGCCGCGGGTGCTGACGCCGCACCAGGGCGAGTACGAGCGGATGTGCGGGTCGCCGCCGGGCGCCGATCGGCTGGCGGCGGTGGGCGCGCTCGCCGCCCGCACCGGCGCCGTCACCCTGCTGAAGGGCACCACCACCGTGGTGGCGGATCCCGGTGGCTGCGTACGGTTCGTCACCAGCGGCGGCCCGCGTCTGGCCACGGCAGGGTCGGGCGACGTCCTCGCGGGCGTCATCGGGGCCTTTCTGGCCTGCGGTCTCGACGCCCTCGACGCCGCCTCGCTCGGTGCCCACGTCCACGGGGCGGCAGCCGCGCTCGGTCCCCGGCACGGGCTGGTGGCGGGCGACATCGTGGACCTGTTGCCCCGGTGGCTCTCGGAGCACGCGTGA